From Acetomicrobium thermoterrenum DSM 13490:
TCCCTTCCCTTATTGCCGTCAGCACATCCCTCCCCGGACCAATAATAACGAACCTATCATACTTGATAGGCAAAAGCTTAAAGGGCAGCATCGGAGGACTGACGGCAATATTGGGGGCGATACTACCACCTTTCCTGATAATCTATTTTCTGGCCCCCCTATTAATGAATCAAGGAGCTTCGAATTACTTTGTGGCAACCTTTTTGCGGGGAGGGATAATAGGCGTAATGGTCTTCGTCCTTTTAACCGCTTCCCGATGGATCTACTCTGTCTACAAGATGGGTGCAGTTAGCTTTATAAGCTACATCCTCATGACCGCCCTAATGCTCATGGGGATTCACCCCCTTTTTGCTTTAAGCATCGGGTTTATCGTAAATATATCATGGGGAGGGAAAAGGGACATTGAATGAACTGTTACTTCTTGCTCTGGCCTTTGGCAGGATTTCCTTGGGCAGTTTTGCCGGAGGATTGGCTTCCATCGCACTGATATATCACGAAGTAGTAATACACTACCACTGGCTCTCTCCCGAGGAATTCGAACAAATGATAAGTTTGGCACAGATGTCACCCGGTCCAATCGCAGTCAACGCAGCAACTTATATCGGAAAAAGACTTGCCGGCCTGCCGGGAGCTGCAGTTGCAACGGCTTTCATGGTTGGAACGCCCATTATTTTGCTTATAACAATAACTTACACTATTAAATTCTTTTCCATCAGCACAAAAGCCAAACATAAAATAACTCAATCCCTGCGTCCGGGAGTTGCAGCCCTTCTTACAGCGAGTGCCCTGCGGCTCTTATCGTCATCCCTGGGGGAACCGATATATATACTATTGACACCGCTGGCTCTGTTCTTGCTGCTTAAGTCAAAGGCAAAGGACCAACCCTCTCTGGCAATCATACTTTGCGGTGCATTGGCGGTCGCGACGGCATTAGCTGCCAGAGCGTTATGAAATGTCTAAAATAAAGAGCCTAGCTTATAGCAAGGACCATATACAAAGTGCCTCCATCTTTCAACCTGAAGGGCAGAGTAAAATATCTGGTCGAATCTCCTGCTGACGGAATGGATCTTATACGCTCTCCCACCAACAGCTGCGGCGGGGTCAAATCTACGCTTCCCATCTCATTTAGCTTTATAAATGCTTGCCCGCTTGCCATGTTCGCCAGCTCCCCCAGCACACTCATGGACAGCGCATCGCCCAGCTTTGGCGTTATAGCTCCGCCTGACATGGCAGACACTATTTCGTTAAAGCTTGCCTCATCTACCATAATTGCTACGGTGCCCCTTGCCTTGGATGCAACAAACCCAACCAAGGCCGCTGCCCTGCTTCCCGAAACGCTCACTTCGGAGGTGATAGCAGCTTTATCGAGGGTTATGTCTACGCCCATACTTTTGCATACCGATACCAGAGCCCCGGCAAATCCGTTGACGACTACCGAAAAAAATTTAGGATCCATGCGTTACCCCTCCATCGACGATCTTCTTCTCCATCCACCTTCTGGTCAGCGCCCAGGCAGCCAGGTCATCTATGTCCCTTCCGGGGACTAAAAGCGACAAAGGCCAAAGCCTGCGAAAACCCTTGGGCGGATGGATTCTATAATACATCTTTCTGGCTTGCAACGTTGAGAAGGATTCATCTACAACTTCGTATTCGATTTTCTTCCTGAGCAACCCGCGCTCTAGCTCCTCCGAAGCAGTGCCGCCGCCCAACAACACCAACTCCACGTTTTTGTCGACGAGCAGTGACGTATCCCCCTCGCACCCGTAGGGAGCTAATTCAACCCAATTGCCTTCAGACAAGGCAATCAAAAAGCTTTCAAATAATTTTTTGGGGATAATTCCCGAATAAAGCAGCTCGCCCTTTTCGTCTACAAAGGCAAAGCCAATTTTATCCCTTCCTGGATCCAAGCCGAGGTACATCACCTGTCACCCAAAGTAGAGGCCCATCGGGGATACAGCCAAAGCCACTGTTCGGGATGCCTTGAAATCCATTCGGACAGGATATCGTTGCACAATCGAACGTTTTCTTCAATAGGTCTGTCGAAAAAATCTTTCACCCTTTCCTCCAAAGAGGGCAAAAAGTAAAGGTCGTGATGAATGTTATCCTTCCTCCGTACTATAAACAGGGGAACTATTGGCGATCGCATCTTCATGGCAAGCTTTACGGGCCCATAGGGAGTGCTTGCCGGTTGTCCTAAAAAGGGAGCGATTATTCCCTTGTCCTTTGCGTCTTGATCGAGCAAAACACCCAAGATATTTCCTTCCTGAAGACACTTTATGGCACCCCTCAGGTCGAAACCCTTACCAATAGTCTCGACACCACAGGAGGCCCTGATATCGGTTATCAACTTAGTGATACGAGCATCCCGCTGTTCGGCTCCTATAGCCCTCATTGGATAATCCTTGATGCCCAGATAGGCCGCTGCGAGCTCCCAATTGCCCAAATGTGCTGTGAGCAATATCACTCCCCTGCCGCAAGCTAGGGCATCGTTAAGATTTTCTATGTCATGGACAGAAACTATTTCGTCTATTTTTTTGCCTATCTTCGCCAAATTCAGAAATTCTACGACGCTTCTGCCCAAATTTATATACGATTTTGCGACGACCTCTCTGGCAACTTCGAGGCTACAGCCCAGAAATTTTGAACACCTGATAATGGCCTTTGAGGATTTGTCCTTATTTAAGCTAAAGACCATGCGCCCCAAGCTGCCGCCCAAAGACAGGGCTGCAGAATGGGGCAACAGGTGTGATTGCATGCTCAAATACTGTATGCCTAACCATATAAGCTCTTGAGTCATGAAAATTTAATCACCATCCATAGTTATGTTGTCCGTGACATGTATGAATTATCTCAAAACGTGTCCTTCGGCATATCGGTATTTTCACAAAGGAGTGACTTGAAAGCTTCCGTAGACATACTGAAAAGTATAACCTAAAAACTTCCTAATTGTTCAAAATTTCCTGCAAAACATTCAGGACTTTCCCAAAATCGACGGTATAGACCCCCTTATGTCCCTAGGCACTGAAACAGGCCCGGGCACCAAACCAATGGGATAGGTTTTCATTTCTTGCACTCCTAACTTAGTAAAATTTTCTATATATCATTGAACCTTCCCACTCAATTGGCTATAGCCTCTTTTGAACACTTTTATACGAATCTGGACTGGAAATTCAAAACCGTAAAAGGAGGGCCTAGGCCCTCCTTTTACGGTTTATACTCTCGTACAGTACATTCAAGGAAATATTTTTCCTTCTCGCCCGCTCTAAATCCCAATTCAATAAAATAGCCTTAAAAAAATCCCTTTCTTTAAATATATAAGACCTCTTCCTCTCACGAACCGCCCTGTAAAAATGATGCAACAAAACTGCCTTGGGATCTTCTATCCGATCCGTAGGAAAAGGGCCTCGAAAGGCTAACCCCGAGGCCCTTTTAACGGCATCATCATCCGCCAAAAGCCAGGCTTCAATTTTCCGCCTAGCGGGAACGAAGATTAACCCCGGACTTTCCGATTCCAATATGAGGTTTTCATCCTTATCGTCTGCTTCGTCGTATATGGCTATCACGAAGTATCCCTTGGCATTCAAGATTCGCGCATGACGATCCGCTTCCTTCAGAAGCCTGTTGACTCCCCCAAGTTGTCTTACCTTTGTTATTACACGGTCCGGGACAAGCTGTCTAACGATGCTTTTTACGACCAGAACGTCATTTGCGCCTTCGCACAAAAAAGCCAGCTTTCCCGACATAAATCCTTCGCCGTTAAATGTTTTTCGCCACCTCGAAGGCATCCCATATGGTGAACATGAAGTTACGCACCTTCATGGCATCTCCGATCAAATATGTATTGGGAAATTCCTTGCGCACCGAATCGTATAAGCCCTTCTCTTCCCTGAGACCAATGGCTATGACTATTGTATCTGCCTTCACCTCTTTACGCCTAAAGCTCTTATCCGTTAAGATCACTCCTTCGGGAGTCACTTCGCTAACGATAGCTCCCGTTATGCTCTTTACTTTGTAAAAATCCAACAAGTCGAGTAACATCATCTTATTTGCGTGACATTGCGGCACGCCTGCTGACATCAGTTCATCGAGCATCTCGACTATTGTTACGGATTTACCCTGCTGAGCCAGCCACAGAGCCGTCTCGCAACCGACCAGGCCTCCGCCGACTACGAGAATATCTTGACCTGCCTTGCCTCTGCCGAGCAGCAGCTCTTCTGCTTTTATGACGTTATTCTTCTCTAAGCCGGGCACATCTAAATCCTTCGGCACAGATCCGGTAGCCACAATTACGACGTCAGGATTGTCCTTTTTTAACTGCTCTAAGGTGATTTCAGTATTAAGTTTGACCTTTACACCTGCATTAGCAAGTTCCGCCTCATACCACTCCAACAATCTAACTTCGTCCTTTTTGAATTCAGGTACCGAAGCCTCGAGCAGGTGTCCTCCCAGTCGACTGCCCTTCTCGTAAAGAGTCACATCGTGTCCCCGCAAAGCGGCAACCCTTGCAGCCTCCATGCCTGCCAGGCCTCCCCCAATAACGCAAATCTTTTTCGGCTCTTGAGCAGGAGTAAGAATCATCTCTCTTTCTCTTCCGCAGGCAGGATTAACGGCGCACGAAAGTGGTTTGCCCTCAAATATCCTGCCCAGACAGCCATCTTGACATCCCAAGCAGGGCCTGATCCTTTCTTCCTGGCCTGACTTTACCTTGTTTGGCCACTCGGGATCCGCGAGCAACCCTCTTCCCAAGACGATCACATCGGCAGTTTTTTCTTCCAAAGCTTGAGCGGCAAGGTCAGGCAGCTCCATCCTGCCGGCCATGAGCACGGGAACGCTTATCACCTTTTTTAGCTCTCGAATCAGGTCTATGTAACAGCCGTGTTTCATATAGTTCGGCGGATGGGCCCAGTACCAGGCTTCGTACGAACCTGCATCGGCATTAAAGCCGTCGTAACCTGCTTCTTCCAGTATCTTGGCTGCTATGAGGCCTTCCTTTAAGTCCCTTCCTCTTTCCTCGAACTGCTCTCCGGGCAAACCTCCCTTATTCCATCCCTTTATGTAGCTTTTTACGCTAAACCTAAGGATGACCGGAAAGGTCTTGCCCACCTTGGACTTAATGGCCTTAATTATCTCGATGGGAAACGTAAGCCTTCCTTCCAGGTCTCCGCCGTATTTGTCGGTCCTCCTATTGAAGAAGCTCATGGTGAACTGATCCAGAAGGTAGCCTTCATGCATGGCGTGTATCTCGATGCCATCGAAGCCGCAAGCCACGGCGATCTCTGCTGCTTCTGCAAACCTCTCGACCAGGCGTTCCACTTCCTCGGTCTTAAGCTCCCTGCATGTTACGTTGGGTTCCCAGTAGTTTGGAATGGCCGAAGGAGCTACCGGTTGACAGTCGAGCATGATTGGATGAGCATTATGGCCCAGACCGGCTGTAACTTGGACGAATATCTTCGATCCGTAGGCATGAACTCTTTCCGTAAGTTCCGAAGCCCTAGTGATGAAATGAAGCGGATTTAACGTTATACACGGAAAGGTAGGCATTTTCAGCTTTTCTATCTCGTTTTCGACCTTAACTGCTCCCGTTATGATAAGCCCGGTACCGCCACGAGCCCGTTCGACGTAGTATTCGACGGCTCTGTCTGCAAAACAGCCATCCTCAGTAACCATGCCAATGATTCCCATGGGAGCCATGGCAATTCTATTTGGTATTACCGCACTTCCTATTCTGATGGGCTCAAACAGCTTTTCTTGACCCTTCTGCATTTTCGAGACACCTCCTTATTTATGTCAATCTCCTCATGCGCTAGCTGTAATATATTATATCATGCCCTGAAAGCCGCGTTATTTATACGCCATGGTATATTAACCATCACTTTGGGCTTAAAATAACAAAGAGGCCGACTGCTTTGGTAAGATATCGATAAAAACAAATTTATGTTATATTATCGAACGGTCGCAAAGAAACCCACACAAAGCGCGAGGGGGGCGTAATTTAACATGGCACGTAGAGTTGGCACGATAGCTAGAGGGATCAGGGCACCCTTGGCCAAAGCTGGAGATGACGTGATCTCGTTAGTGATAGATTCCATAAAGAGGGCGTGCAAAGATGAGGGCTTTTCGCTGCGAAGCAGGGATGTCATAGGCATTACCGAATCATTAGTCGCCAGAACGCAGGGAAACTATGCCTCTATATACCACATAGCTGCCGACATTTCACAAAAGACATCTGCTGAGGAAATAGCAGTTCTTTTTCCCATAATAAGTCGGAACAGGTTCTCTTTAATCCTAAAAGGCATTGCTTTGACCGGAAAAACTATACATCTTTTTTTAAATTATCCCAACGACGAGGTTGGCAATCCCGTAATGGACAGGGACGTCCTTTACGATCAAGACATAAATCCCTACATCGATTTATTAGACGAAAAAGACTATCGAACCATACCAGGGCTCGCCATTGTTCATCCCTTTACAGGAGTAGATTACGTAGAGCTTTACAAAAGCCTGGCCCCTAAAGGCAAAGTGAATATATATTTTTCAAACGATCCAAAGGTGGCTTTGAACTACTCAAGCGAAATCTTGCTCGCAAACATCCATGAAAGATCTTGGACGAAAAAAATCCTTTCCAAAGCCGGCGCCAAGAGGGTTCTCGGATTGGACGACCTGCTTACCGAACCCGTGAACGGGAGCGGCTATAACCCCGAGTACGGCTTGCTCGGATCTAACATGGCCTCTGAAGACAAGGTCAAACTTTTTCCACGAAACTGCCAGGAAATCTGCGAGAAAATACAGTCCAGGCTTAAAAACATCTTTGGCGTAGAAGTGGAAGTAATGATTTACGGCGATGGAGCTTTCAAGGACCCCAAGACCGGCATATGGGAGCTTGCCGATCCCGTGGTCTCTCCCGGCTTCACCAAAGGCCTGACGGGAACACCTAAAGAGATCAAATTAAAATATGTAATCGACAAAGAGCTGGAGGGAAGTAGAAGCGCCCTCGAAGAATCCGTCAAAGAGCGTATTCTTAAGAAGAAAGAGCTTGACATAGATACAAACGAGACTTTGGGCACCACTCCCCGCATGTACACCGATCTTCTCGGAAGCTTGTGCGACCTGACCAGCGGAAGCGGAGACAAGGGAACGCCCATAGTGTTAGTGCAGGGATACTTCGACGATTATACGGCCGAATGGTAATACAATTTTGCAACAATGTTGCGTTTTTTTAGAAGATATCTATACTTGACATGGATGCATCCCTAATCGCATGGCTAGATCAACCCGGGCATCCTAATATATTCCGTGGGAGGTATTTCTATGTCGCAAAGAATCAGACAATTGCTTGCAATCGTGATCGGAGCAACCCTTATTCTGTCCTTTAATGCCGTCAATGCCGCTCCGGCCGCCCAAGAAGACATAGTAGCCGTTGCCTCGAGCATTCATGAGTGTATCAAGGAGTTGGCGTCCGAATTCGAATCCGCAAAGATAGGAAGGGCCCCTAAAATAGTTGCCGGCGCCTCGGGCAAGCTCGCGTCTCAAATAATGGCAGGGGCTCCTTTTGGCTTATATCTATCCGCGAGTCCGGAATGGACTGAAAAGCTTCGAAAAGAAGGCTTTTTGTTCGATGTATTTCCCATGGCTTTATCTTTCCTTGTGGCATGGTGGGCGAAGGACGAGCCTATTTCTACCGAAGCTTTCAAGGAAAAGGATGTCCGCTTATCCATCGCCGACACTAAAGCTGCGCCCTTCGGCAAAGCCGCTGCACATTATCTGCAATCTCAGGGCATTTACGATGAGCTGTTAGAGGAAAAAAGACTTGTGATAACGGGCAATGTCGAACAGGCTGCGCTGGCCGTCAAAAGCGGAGGAGCAGATATAGGAATGTTCTCCTTATCGATAGCAAAAAAGCTGAACAAAGGAAGATATACCGTGCTGCCCGTGGAACCGTTGCAAAACAGCGGTGGCCTGGTCAAGGAAAGATATTCGGAGAACCTCAAGGCCTTCTGGGAATACATAAGATCCGAAAGGGCCAACGAAACATGGATCAAATGGGGTTTTGAGCCAGTGCAAGGGAAATGATTCCGTCTCTTTTCGTAAGCTTAAAGGTATTAGCGGCCGACATTCCCCTGCTACTTTTTTTAGGAACGTCGATTGGCTGGATCTTGGCAAAAAAGAACTTCAGGGGGAAGAACTTGGTTTACAACCTCATTATATTGCCGATCGCTCTTCCTCCTTCCGTTGTAGGTTTATACCTTCTCATGGCGCTGGGACGTATCCCGTATCTGAAAGAGGCAAATATACTTTTTTCCTTTACCGCTGCCGTCATAGCTCCTCTTTTTCCCGCCCTTCCGATAATGATACAGGCCGCTAAATCGGGTTTCAGCGCTGTAGACGAAAAGCTGGAAGCGGCAGCCCGCACTCTTGGCGACAGCGAATTCAAGGTGTTTCGGAGGGTGACCTTCCCCCTGGCTAAACCTTACATCATCGGAGGACTTGCCTTATCCTCCATGAGAGCCCTTGGGGAATTCGGCGTAACCTTAATGATAGCGGGGAACATACCCGGCAGAACCCAGACTTTGCCGCTTTTCATATACAGCAGCGTAGAATCCATGAGTTTTTTTGAGGCAAATATTGCTGCCATCTTGCTGACGGCATTGGGAATTGCCAGCCTATTGATTGTAAAGAGGATGGGAGGTAAGGCGTGAAAGATTGTTTAGAGGCTACATTCTTCAAAAGATTAGGCAATTTTAGTCTTGACGTTTCACTCGGACTCAAAGAGGAGATAGGAGTGCTCTTCGGCCCCAGCGGTGCCGGAAAGAGTCAAACCCTGAAAATACTGGCAGGCATAGTAAAGCCCGACAAAGGGCGCATAAACCTCATGGATCGCCTTTTATACGACTCTTCCTCTTCCGTCTTTATAAGGGCGGCAAAGAGAAAGATCGGGTTGGTATTTCAGGAGCTTGCCCTATTTCCCCATCTGACGGTCTTGGAAAATGTCGCATATGGCCTAAAGGGGCCGAATAGGTGGCGCTTAGCAAAAAGTTGGCTAGACGCCATGAGGCTCGAAGGATTTTACGACAGAATGCCCGATCAACTATCCGGTGGACAGAGGCAACGCGTTGCGCTGGCAAGGGCCTTGGCGCCAAAACCTGATCTTTTGCTCTTAGATGAACCCTTCAGCGCCCTCGAAGGACCGTTGCGTCGGGCGTTGAGAAGAGAGCTGAAAAAGCTTTTCGAAAGGGTCAAAACTCCAATTCTATACGTGACCCACGACATCGAGGACGTCTGCTCTCTGGCTAATAGGGTCTTTATCATGCGCGACGGATCGATAATGGCCGACCTCGAGGCAAGCAAGCTCTGGGACCCTTTAAGTCAGGCTAACATTTGGCATTCCCTGGGATGGGGAACTTTAATACGAGGCGAAATAGCAATAAATGACGGCTATCACTGGTTCACATGGCAAAAGGGGAGGTTGAGGCTCTCGCCCTCTAAAGAGTTGACCGCAGGTAAGGCGACGGTTTTCATCCCTCCCGACCAGATAAAACTCATTTATCCCAATCTTCCCGTGGATCATGAACTGCAACCTAACACACAGGAGGGAACGATAGTGGAGAAAATGGAGTTAAACGGATCCGTCAGACTCTATATCTTCGGAGCCGATGTAGAGTGGCATGCGGAGTACTCTAAAGATTCATACCTAACCCTAAACCTGCGGGAGGGGCATCCCATATTTTTCAGCATCAAACCGTCGAGCATAACGGTATTGACGGATGAGGAGGGTTGTTCTGCGAACTGATCGATAGCCCCTCGTGAAGTGCCTTAAGATACATGGCCCTTCTCAAATGCAAAGTTTGTGATAGAATGAAAACACAAGTCCCGGGGGAGTCGGGTAACCGACTGAGAGGAAGCTTTTGACAGCTTCGACCCTTAGAACCTGATCCGGGTCATGCCGGCGGAGGGAAGGTAAAAAATTTTGCAATATCAATTTAAAGTGCAGCCTTTCCCTGCATGCCGACTGATCCTAAAAGAGGAGGTCGGCAATTTTTGTTGAAGGTTTGCGGTATCACAAAGATCTATCCTAACCTGACGGTGTTCAGGAATATAAATTTTTCCACCGAACGCGGAAGCTTTGTCGTCTTTCTTGGCCCCTCGGGGTGCGGTAAAAGCACTCTATTCAGAGTCATAGCCGGGATAGAAGGAAGAGACAGCGGCCATATCGAATGGAAGGGCGAGAAGGTTAGCGATCTGAAGGACGAAGCCGCTATGATGCTGCAAAAGGACCTGCTTTTGCCTTGGTCCACCCTTTTGGATAACGTCTTGATCCCTGCAAAAGTCCTGGGCAAAGACCTTCAAAGGGAACGCAATAAGGCCATCGGCCTCCTGTCCCGTTTCGGCCTGTCGGGATTTGAAGATTACTTTCCCTATCAAGTCTCGGGAGGAATGCGCCAAAGGGCGGCACTGGTGAGAACTCTTCTCTTCGACAGAGAAATACTGCTCCTCGATGAGCCTCTATCTGCCCTGGATGCCCTCACCAGGAGGTTGCTGCAGAAAGAAATCCTTCGCATCCAGCTAGAGTTTGAAAAGACCGTCCTGATGATTACTCACGACATCAAAGAGGCCCTCCTCCTCGCCGACAGGATATTTTTGCTGTCTCATCTGCCCACAGGAATCATCAAAGAAATAGACATGAGAGATATGCCTAAACCCAGGCAAAGCCTGGGGCCAAAGTTGGCCGCTATGGAAGAGGAAATATTCTCCATACTGAGAGGTGAGCTGGTAGATGCATAGGAAGGCTCCCTTTCTTTTGATGACCTCCATCTTGGTCATATGGGAACTTGTGGTACGCCTTCTCGACGTACCCAAATTCATACTTCCCCCTCCCACAATCGTCCTACAGACAACTTTATTGCAGACTCCTCTTTTAGCCGGCCATGCCCTCGTAACAGCCCTGGAGATTGGCCTGGGCTTATGTTTAAGCCTTGCCATCTCACTGCCGCTTTCGATAATCATGTTCAAACATCCCTCCATAGATGCCGCCTTAACGCCATTCCTGGTCGCCTCTCAGGCGATCCCCGTGTTTGCCGTGGCACCTCTTTTGGTCGTTTGGTTCGGTTATGGTCTTTTGAGCAAAATAGTCATGGCAACGATAGTGATCTTTTTCCCCCTTACGGTCTCCACATATTCTGGCTTTAAACAGGTCGATTCCGATCTGGAGATCATCTTCGACCTCCTCGATGCCCCCTTCCGAAAAAAGATGAGGCTTCTCTACTGGCCCGCTGCTCTGCCGTCCTTTTTTTCAGGACTTAAGGTTGCAGTGGCAGTGGCCACCATCGGAGCGGTTCTGGGAGAATGGGTGGGAGCTCAAAGGGGGTTAGGATATTTGATGATTCAAATGAACGCAAGGTTGCGGACCGATATGCTTTTCGCCGCACTGGTTTGGCTAAGTTTAATGGGCATGGGGCTTTGGCTGTTGGTCAGCAGATTGGAGAAACGCTTTCTCTTCTGGCTCAACAACAAGGAATGACTGATTCGAGACATAAGCTCCATTGGGTAACTGTAAATACATAATTATTCATGAATAGGAGGTTGTAAAAATGAAACGGATGTGTTTGACATTTTTGTTGATCCTGGCTCTTGCGGTCCCGGCGATGGGAAAGGAAATTACCCTGATCCTGGACTGGTTTCCCAACGTGGACCACATTCCGCTATATGTCGCACAACAGAAAGGATATTTCGACGAAGAGGGCTTAGAGGTAAAGATAATACCCC
This genomic window contains:
- a CDS encoding chemotaxis protein CheX; its protein translation is MDPKFFSVVVNGFAGALVSVCKSMGVDITLDKAAITSEVSVSGSRAAALVGFVASKARGTVAIMVDEASFNEIVSAMSGGAITPKLGDALSMSVLGELANMASGQAFIKLNEMGSVDLTPPQLLVGERIRSIPSAGDSTRYFTLPFRLKDGGTLYMVLAIS
- a CDS encoding pre-16S rRNA-processing nuclease YqgF, with translation MYLGLDPGRDKIGFAFVDEKGELLYSGIIPKKLFESFLIALSEGNWVELAPYGCEGDTSLLVDKNVELVLLGGGTASEELERGLLRKKIEYEVVDESFSTLQARKMYYRIHPPKGFRRLWPLSLLVPGRDIDDLAAWALTRRWMEKKIVDGGVTHGS
- a CDS encoding chromate transporter; translation: MIKDIFFLFLKLSLLALGGGFVFIGFIELEIKKKSWDSLCDIPSLIAVSTSLPGPIITNLSYLIGKSLKGSIGGLTAILGAILPPFLIIYFLAPLLMNQGASNYFVATFLRGGIIGVMVFVLLTASRWIYSVYKMGAVSFISYILMTALMLMGIHPLFALSIGFIVNISWGGKRDIE
- a CDS encoding coenzyme F420-0:L-glutamate ligase, with amino-acid sequence MARRVGTIARGIRAPLAKAGDDVISLVIDSIKRACKDEGFSLRSRDVIGITESLVARTQGNYASIYHIAADISQKTSAEEIAVLFPIISRNRFSLILKGIALTGKTIHLFLNYPNDEVGNPVMDRDVLYDQDINPYIDLLDEKDYRTIPGLAIVHPFTGVDYVELYKSLAPKGKVNIYFSNDPKVALNYSSEILLANIHERSWTKKILSKAGAKRVLGLDDLLTEPVNGSGYNPEYGLLGSNMASEDKVKLFPRNCQEICEKIQSRLKNIFGVEVEVMIYGDGAFKDPKTGIWELADPVVSPGFTKGLTGTPKEIKLKYVIDKELEGSRSALEESVKERILKKKELDIDTNETLGTTPRMYTDLLGSLCDLTSGSGDKGTPIVLVQGYFDDYTAEW
- the modA gene encoding molybdate ABC transporter substrate-binding protein translates to MSQRIRQLLAIVIGATLILSFNAVNAAPAAQEDIVAVASSIHECIKELASEFESAKIGRAPKIVAGASGKLASQIMAGAPFGLYLSASPEWTEKLRKEGFLFDVFPMALSFLVAWWAKDEPISTEAFKEKDVRLSIADTKAAPFGKAAAHYLQSQGIYDELLEEKRLVITGNVEQAALAVKSGGADIGMFSLSIAKKLNKGRYTVLPVEPLQNSGGLVKERYSENLKAFWEYIRSERANETWIKWGFEPVQGK
- a CDS encoding FAD-dependent oxidoreductase; protein product: MQKGQEKLFEPIRIGSAVIPNRIAMAPMGIIGMVTEDGCFADRAVEYYVERARGGTGLIITGAVKVENEIEKLKMPTFPCITLNPLHFITRASELTERVHAYGSKIFVQVTAGLGHNAHPIMLDCQPVAPSAIPNYWEPNVTCRELKTEEVERLVERFAEAAEIAVACGFDGIEIHAMHEGYLLDQFTMSFFNRRTDKYGGDLEGRLTFPIEIIKAIKSKVGKTFPVILRFSVKSYIKGWNKGGLPGEQFEERGRDLKEGLIAAKILEEAGYDGFNADAGSYEAWYWAHPPNYMKHGCYIDLIRELKKVISVPVLMAGRMELPDLAAQALEEKTADVIVLGRGLLADPEWPNKVKSGQEERIRPCLGCQDGCLGRIFEGKPLSCAVNPACGREREMILTPAQEPKKICVIGGGLAGMEAARVAALRGHDVTLYEKGSRLGGHLLEASVPEFKKDEVRLLEWYEAELANAGVKVKLNTEITLEQLKKDNPDVVIVATGSVPKDLDVPGLEKNNVIKAEELLLGRGKAGQDILVVGGGLVGCETALWLAQQGKSVTIVEMLDELMSAGVPQCHANKMMLLDLLDFYKVKSITGAIVSEVTPEGVILTDKSFRRKEVKADTIVIAIGLREEKGLYDSVRKEFPNTYLIGDAMKVRNFMFTIWDAFEVAKNI
- the modB gene encoding molybdate ABC transporter permease subunit codes for the protein MIPSLFVSLKVLAADIPLLLFLGTSIGWILAKKNFRGKNLVYNLIILPIALPPSVVGLYLLMALGRIPYLKEANILFSFTAAVIAPLFPALPIMIQAAKSGFSAVDEKLEAAARTLGDSEFKVFRRVTFPLAKPYIIGGLALSSMRALGEFGVTLMIAGNIPGRTQTLPLFIYSSVESMSFFEANIAAILLTALGIASLLIVKRMGGKA
- a CDS encoding chromate transporter; its protein translation is MNELLLLALAFGRISLGSFAGGLASIALIYHEVVIHYHWLSPEEFEQMISLAQMSPGPIAVNAATYIGKRLAGLPGAAVATAFMVGTPIILLITITYTIKFFSISTKAKHKITQSLRPGVAALLTASALRLLSSSLGEPIYILLTPLALFLLLKSKAKDQPSLAIILCGALAVATALAARAL
- a CDS encoding lysophospholipid acyltransferase family protein, whose protein sequence is MTQELIWLGIQYLSMQSHLLPHSAALSLGGSLGRMVFSLNKDKSSKAIIRCSKFLGCSLEVAREVVAKSYINLGRSVVEFLNLAKIGKKIDEIVSVHDIENLNDALACGRGVILLTAHLGNWELAAAYLGIKDYPMRAIGAEQRDARITKLITDIRASCGVETIGKGFDLRGAIKCLQEGNILGVLLDQDAKDKGIIAPFLGQPASTPYGPVKLAMKMRSPIVPLFIVRRKDNIHHDLYFLPSLEERVKDFFDRPIEENVRLCNDILSEWISRHPEQWLWLYPRWASTLGDR
- a CDS encoding ABC transporter ATP-binding protein encodes the protein MLKVCGITKIYPNLTVFRNINFSTERGSFVVFLGPSGCGKSTLFRVIAGIEGRDSGHIEWKGEKVSDLKDEAAMMLQKDLLLPWSTLLDNVLIPAKVLGKDLQRERNKAIGLLSRFGLSGFEDYFPYQVSGGMRQRAALVRTLLFDREILLLDEPLSALDALTRRLLQKEILRIQLEFEKTVLMITHDIKEALLLADRIFLLSHLPTGIIKEIDMRDMPKPRQSLGPKLAAMEEEIFSILRGELVDA
- a CDS encoding ABC transporter ATP-binding protein, with amino-acid sequence MKDCLEATFFKRLGNFSLDVSLGLKEEIGVLFGPSGAGKSQTLKILAGIVKPDKGRINLMDRLLYDSSSSVFIRAAKRKIGLVFQELALFPHLTVLENVAYGLKGPNRWRLAKSWLDAMRLEGFYDRMPDQLSGGQRQRVALARALAPKPDLLLLDEPFSALEGPLRRALRRELKKLFERVKTPILYVTHDIEDVCSLANRVFIMRDGSIMADLEASKLWDPLSQANIWHSLGWGTLIRGEIAINDGYHWFTWQKGRLRLSPSKELTAGKATVFIPPDQIKLIYPNLPVDHELQPNTQEGTIVEKMELNGSVRLYIFGADVEWHAEYSKDSYLTLNLREGHPIFFSIKPSSITVLTDEEGCSAN
- a CDS encoding ABC transporter permease, giving the protein MHRKAPFLLMTSILVIWELVVRLLDVPKFILPPPTIVLQTTLLQTPLLAGHALVTALEIGLGLCLSLAISLPLSIIMFKHPSIDAALTPFLVASQAIPVFAVAPLLVVWFGYGLLSKIVMATIVIFFPLTVSTYSGFKQVDSDLEIIFDLLDAPFRKKMRLLYWPAALPSFFSGLKVAVAVATIGAVLGEWVGAQRGLGYLMIQMNARLRTDMLFAALVWLSLMGMGLWLLVSRLEKRFLFWLNNKE